The Treponema vincentii F0403 genome includes the window TCGGGTACGGCTGACTGCTGAAGTGGTCATCAAGCCCTTCACACCATGGGCGAATGTATTATGCCGACAAACGGAATATTCGCGAAAGTGCTTACAGGCGGACTTTTAAAAACCGGAGACGAAATAACCGTGCGGAACAGCTGAACCCGCTGTTGAACACGCACTGTTTTATGCAGTAAGGCTCTTTGAAAAAATTTGATGCATTTGTCTTACTCCAATCCCGCGTAATACTGATTGTTATATTTTACCGCTTATGCTACAATACGCCGAAAATTTTTAACACAAAATATCAAGGTGCTGTAATGAAGAAATTTTTTCACGGTTTATTGCAAAGTAATTTGCTTATGCTGCTCGCTCTCTCGGCGGTTTTGTTTATGGGATGTATGAATAGCAAAACGGCCGATGCAGCTGCGGAAATTGAATTTTGGTCGTTTCCTAATTTTACCTCCGACACCGGTATTGAAGGCGATTTTGAGAAAAGTTTGATCGCGGCGTTTGAAAAAGAAAATCCTTCAATCAAAGTGCATTTTACGTTGATCGGTTTTACCGATGGGGCTGAAAAAATTGAAAAAGCCATAGCCGAAGGTAAGGCGCCCGATATTATCTATGATGCCCCCGGCCGTATTATCGGATGGGCGGGAAGAGGTTTACTGGAACCTCTTGACGATGTGCTTGCGACGGAAAAACCGTATATCACTACCGAACTTTTGACCGTTTCCGCCGGTAAAGACAGACGCACTTATATGTATCCGATGCACGAAGGCGCTTTTTCTATGGCGTTTAATAAGGAAATGCTCGAAGACCTGCGCCTTATTGATTTACTGCCCTATAAGCGGAGAGACCGTCAGTGGACTGTTGAAGAATATGAACGGCTTTTAACCGCACTGAAAGAGCGGCTTCCTGCAGAAACCGTCCCGGGCGTTTTCTATTATAAAAATATGGGCGGCGATCAAGGTACGCGGGCATTTTTGGTTAACCTGTACGGCAATGCGAATCTTTTAAACGGAGATTATTCCAGTTATATTTACAATTCCGCCCAAGCAGTGCGCAATGTGAATTGGACGGTGCGTGCTATGAAACAAGGCCTCTTGCTCGACGGAAAGGATCTTACCTCAAACGATGCCATTTCGATGTTCGTTTCCGGAAAAGCTGCTCATACCATTCTTTATTCGCCTCAGCTTAATAAAATGAATGACGGCAAACGGCAATATAAAGGGAAGAATTTTACACCGATCTATATGCCGTTTCCGAATGACTCCGGTGCACCTCTACTTGAATTTTTAGCGGGCGGCGCCTGCGTTTTTAAAAACGGTAATGCAAATAAAGTTAAGGCGGCAAAAAAATTCCTGCACTTTGCCGCTACCGACGAGGTATGGGCTCCGAAACTTATCAACGCGACAGGCGGTTTTCCTGCAAGCTCTAAAATTCAAATTGAAACGGAAGATGCCGAAATACTCTATAATTCAGTGCTCCAGCGATTTTTCGGACAGTATTACAATAACATTACCGGCTTTGCGCAGATGCGTGAATATTGGAATGCACTCTTAAAAGAAACCGCTTCGGGAAGTGATGTTCAAGCTGCGCTGAACCGCTTTGTGCGGAATTCCAACGCTACGCTGAAAGAATAAAATTACGGGAGAATATGATGATGGCACACACTGCTTCGGGTGCGCAGAGAGGCACTTCATTTTTTTCAATCAGAAATAAAATGATAACCTCTTTTGCATTTTTTTCGGTTTTTATTTTACTGATTGTTTATATTGTTGCGGTATATCTTGCATCCGTTTCCCTCATGAATAATACCGAATATTTTTTAAAGGAATTGGTTAAAAGCTCTTCAAAAGTTTTGGACGAACGCTCTCAAGCA containing:
- a CDS encoding ABC transporter substrate-binding protein — translated: MKKFFHGLLQSNLLMLLALSAVLFMGCMNSKTADAAAEIEFWSFPNFTSDTGIEGDFEKSLIAAFEKENPSIKVHFTLIGFTDGAEKIEKAIAEGKAPDIIYDAPGRIIGWAGRGLLEPLDDVLATEKPYITTELLTVSAGKDRRTYMYPMHEGAFSMAFNKEMLEDLRLIDLLPYKRRDRQWTVEEYERLLTALKERLPAETVPGVFYYKNMGGDQGTRAFLVNLYGNANLLNGDYSSYIYNSAQAVRNVNWTVRAMKQGLLLDGKDLTSNDAISMFVSGKAAHTILYSPQLNKMNDGKRQYKGKNFTPIYMPFPNDSGAPLLEFLAGGACVFKNGNANKVKAAKKFLHFAATDEVWAPKLINATGGFPASSKIQIETEDAEILYNSVLQRFFGQYYNNITGFAQMREYWNALLKETASGSDVQAALNRFVRNSNATLKE